In Haloplanus rubicundus, one DNA window encodes the following:
- a CDS encoding 30S ribosomal protein S3ae: MSERSVSKQKRGKRWYTIFAPEQYDRAELGQTVADEPQKVIGRTIETTLGELTDDAGANNTKLTFKITDVGSDAAYTEFVKHELTRDYLRSLVRRGASKVDATITVLTTDDYRVRVQPVAFTTKKADRSQEQAIRRIMIDIIEDAAAERDFQSFVESAVEGRLSSAIYGDAKTVYPLRRVEIQKLTLEARPEEVAAEEEAAVDVDEEDVAVDED; encoded by the coding sequence ATGAGTGAACGTTCAGTATCCAAGCAGAAGCGAGGCAAGCGCTGGTACACGATTTTCGCCCCGGAGCAGTACGACCGGGCGGAACTCGGCCAGACGGTTGCCGACGAACCGCAAAAAGTCATCGGACGAACGATCGAAACGACCCTCGGCGAACTCACCGACGACGCCGGGGCGAACAACACCAAACTCACCTTCAAGATCACGGACGTGGGCTCGGACGCCGCCTACACGGAGTTCGTCAAGCACGAACTCACGCGGGACTACCTTCGTAGTCTCGTGCGCCGCGGCGCCTCGAAGGTCGACGCGACGATCACGGTGCTGACGACGGACGACTACCGCGTCCGCGTCCAGCCCGTCGCGTTCACGACGAAGAAGGCCGACCGCAGTCAGGAACAGGCCATCCGTCGCATCATGATCGACATCATCGAGGACGCCGCCGCCGAACGCGACTTCCAGTCCTTCGTCGAGAGCGCCGTCGAGGGCCGACTCTCCTCGGCCATCTACGGCGACGCGAAGACGGTCTACCCGCTCCGCCGGGTCGAAATCCAGAAGCTCACCCTCGAAGCGCGACCCGAAGAGGTCGCCGCCGAGGAAGAGGCCGCCGTCGACGTCGACGAGGAAGACGTCGCCGTCGACGAGGACTGA
- a CDS encoding SRPBCC family protein: MTVRVRRTFEFEAPPERVWDFISDPGKRAAAISVVRDYEVDGNDATWQIDLQLPLVDRTATVETEDIEREEPRYVKFVGKSSVMRVTGEHRIEDTETGCRLHNEFVVDGRLPGVERFFKKRLDAELDNLDAALRRDLELPA; this comes from the coding sequence ATGACCGTACGTGTCCGGCGGACGTTCGAGTTCGAGGCGCCGCCCGAGCGCGTCTGGGACTTCATCTCCGATCCCGGCAAGCGTGCCGCCGCGATCAGCGTCGTCCGCGACTACGAGGTCGACGGCAACGACGCGACGTGGCAGATCGACCTCCAGCTCCCGCTCGTGGACCGCACCGCGACCGTCGAGACCGAGGACATCGAGCGGGAGGAGCCCCGGTACGTGAAGTTCGTGGGCAAGTCCTCGGTGATGCGCGTCACCGGCGAACACCGTATCGAGGACACCGAGACGGGCTGTCGCCTCCACAACGAGTTCGTCGTCGACGGCCGTCTGCCCGGCGTCGAACGCTTCTTCAAGAAACGTCTCGACGCCGAACTCGACAACCTCGACGCGGCGCTCAGGCGTGACCTCGAACTCCCGGCATGA
- a CDS encoding DUF7525 family protein, with amino-acid sequence MALDAAGTDKGVGFGVLFGILAVVGALAMLAAPGQLTKAGGFALAMVAALCSVVAIQAYA; translated from the coding sequence ATGGCACTCGACGCGGCCGGGACGGACAAGGGAGTGGGGTTCGGCGTGCTGTTCGGCATCCTCGCAGTCGTGGGCGCGCTGGCGATGCTCGCCGCCCCCGGACAGTTGACGAAAGCCGGCGGGTTCGCGCTCGCGATGGTGGCCGCGCTCTGCTCGGTCGTGGCGATTCAGGCGTACGCCTGA
- a CDS encoding exonuclease RecJ, whose product MSTAPAVPEDAADAGEIAAALREAPFVRVVAAADGDALAASGVLARACRERSTPFQVRVDPIPNLTPGEGDDLVVGVGAAGGDVALAGAEPASLVAAAAARELGVDPDPTLALAGVATADRPLDSGDAAVLLDAARERTAVERRPGVATPTPDLADGLAHSTLVSAPVSGDPEMAREALSRLDLPSDPTEEDRRRLASWLAIEATASSARATEAVERALRPHATPDARVATIEGFGDALDAVARERPGTGVALAIRDGGPVTATLDAWRGHARAVHEALTTATTGRYDGVFVARVDEADPGRLGTVARLCRDFQSPEPVVLVVGGAATAAGSDGAATAAGSDGAATAAAAASVDDARLADATREAVQSVDGDGTSAGDARRATARFDADGEVSRFITAFREAL is encoded by the coding sequence ATGTCGACCGCGCCCGCAGTCCCCGAGGATGCCGCCGACGCCGGCGAGATAGCCGCGGCGCTCCGCGAGGCCCCGTTCGTTCGGGTCGTCGCGGCCGCCGACGGCGACGCGCTGGCCGCCAGCGGCGTCCTCGCGCGGGCGTGCCGGGAGCGTTCGACCCCCTTCCAGGTGCGCGTCGATCCGATCCCCAACCTGACGCCGGGCGAGGGCGACGACCTCGTCGTCGGCGTCGGCGCGGCGGGCGGCGACGTGGCACTCGCGGGCGCCGAGCCAGCGAGTCTCGTCGCCGCGGCGGCGGCGCGCGAACTCGGTGTCGACCCCGACCCGACGCTCGCGCTCGCCGGCGTCGCGACGGCGGATCGGCCGCTCGATTCGGGCGACGCGGCGGTGCTGCTCGACGCGGCGCGCGAGCGGACGGCGGTCGAGCGCCGGCCGGGGGTGGCGACGCCGACGCCGGATCTCGCGGACGGACTGGCACACTCGACGCTCGTCTCGGCGCCGGTCTCGGGCGATCCCGAGATGGCGCGGGAAGCGCTGTCGAGGCTCGATCTGCCGTCGGACCCGACCGAGGAGGACCGCCGCCGACTCGCGTCGTGGCTGGCCATCGAGGCGACGGCGTCGTCGGCGCGGGCGACCGAGGCAGTCGAGCGGGCATTGCGCCCGCACGCGACGCCCGACGCCCGGGTCGCGACGATAGAGGGCTTCGGCGACGCGCTGGACGCGGTCGCTCGCGAGCGGCCGGGAACGGGCGTCGCCCTCGCCATCCGCGACGGCGGGCCGGTGACGGCCACCCTCGACGCGTGGCGCGGCCACGCCCGCGCGGTCCACGAGGCGCTGACCACGGCGACGACGGGCCGGTACGACGGCGTCTTCGTCGCGCGCGTCGACGAGGCCGATCCCGGGCGACTCGGGACGGTCGCACGACTCTGTCGTGACTTTCAGTCGCCGGAGCCGGTCGTGTTGGTCGTCGGGGGCGCGGCTACTGCCGCGGGAAGTGACGGCGCGGCTACTGCCGCGGGAAGTGACGGCGCGGCTACTGCCGCGGCCGCGGCGAGCGTCGACGACGCTCGACTCGCCGACGCGACCCGCGAGGCGGTGCAGTCGGTCGACGGGGACGGAACGAGCGCCGGCGACGCCCGACGGGCGACGGCGCGGTTCGACGCGGACGGAGAGGTATCGCGGTTCATCACGGCGTTCAGGGAGGCGCTATGA
- a CDS encoding acyl-CoA dehydrogenase family protein, protein MDFSLSAESAQIRDMVAEFVDEEIVPVAGDIDEADEFPRGLIDDMAALGLMGMPFDEEYGGAGLDYHAYAAALAEISRGSGGLGTIVAAHTSLAGGMLDSFADEDQKERFLTPLNEGADIGAFALSEAGAGSDVPAMVTTAIRDGDEYVIDGEKLWISNGSVADTVVLFAKTDPDAGRKGISSFIVRPGEDDGFYVEGTEKKLGDKGCPTAELRFSDLRIPADRRLGEEGDGFVQALKTLNTGRITIAARGVGIAQAALDEAVAYANEREQFGQPIGDFQAIGHKLADMDTKVETARLLMHYAADRKLEGKRFVKEAAQAKLYASEVSREVANEAIQIHGGYGYTKDFPVERFYRDAKLNEIYEGTSEVLRNTIADEVR, encoded by the coding sequence ATGGACTTCAGCCTCTCCGCGGAGAGTGCCCAGATTCGGGACATGGTGGCCGAGTTCGTCGACGAGGAGATCGTCCCCGTCGCCGGCGACATCGACGAGGCCGACGAGTTCCCCCGCGGCCTGATCGACGACATGGCCGCGCTCGGACTCATGGGGATGCCCTTCGACGAGGAGTACGGCGGCGCCGGCCTCGACTACCACGCCTACGCGGCCGCCCTCGCGGAGATTAGCCGGGGGAGCGGCGGTCTCGGCACCATCGTCGCCGCCCACACCAGCCTCGCCGGCGGGATGCTGGACTCGTTCGCCGACGAGGACCAGAAAGAGCGGTTCCTGACGCCGCTGAACGAGGGCGCGGACATCGGCGCCTTCGCGCTCTCGGAGGCCGGCGCGGGCAGCGACGTGCCCGCGATGGTGACGACGGCCATCCGCGACGGCGACGAGTACGTCATCGACGGCGAGAAGCTCTGGATCTCCAACGGCTCCGTCGCCGACACGGTCGTCCTGTTCGCCAAGACCGACCCCGACGCGGGTCGGAAGGGCATCTCCTCTTTTATCGTCCGACCCGGTGAGGACGACGGCTTCTACGTCGAGGGGACCGAGAAGAAGTTGGGCGATAAGGGCTGTCCGACCGCCGAACTCCGCTTTTCGGACCTCCGGATTCCGGCCGACCGCCGCCTCGGCGAGGAGGGCGACGGCTTCGTGCAGGCGCTGAAGACGCTCAACACCGGGCGCATCACCATCGCCGCCCGCGGCGTCGGCATCGCGCAGGCGGCCCTCGACGAGGCCGTCGCCTACGCGAACGAGCGCGAGCAGTTCGGCCAGCCCATCGGCGACTTTCAGGCCATCGGCCACAAACTCGCCGACATGGACACGAAAGTCGAGACGGCGAGGCTCCTGATGCATTACGCCGCCGACCGCAAGCTGGAGGGCAAACGGTTCGTCAAAGAGGCCGCACAGGCCAAACTCTACGCCAGCGAGGTGAGTCGGGAAGTGGCGAACGAGGCCATCCAGATCCACGGCGGCTACGGCTACACGAAGGACTTCCCGGTCGAGCGGTTCTACCGCGACGCGAAGCTCAACGAAATCTACGAGGGGACGAGCGAGGTGCTTCGCAACACCATCGCGGACGAAGTTCGGTAA
- a CDS encoding KEOPS complex subunit Pcc1 encodes MKRACIETTHDDAATVAAALRPDDTPSMSTVVTDDGVRTTVERDTVGGLQSTVDDYVVNLTVAETVARTAREHRQTHE; translated from the coding sequence ATGAAACGCGCCTGTATCGAGACGACCCACGACGACGCGGCGACTGTCGCGGCCGCACTCCGGCCGGACGACACGCCGTCGATGTCGACGGTCGTGACGGACGACGGCGTCCGCACGACGGTCGAACGCGACACCGTCGGCGGGTTGCAGTCGACCGTGGACGACTACGTGGTGAACCTGACGGTCGCGGAGACCGTCGCACGAACGGCACGCGAACACAGACAAACCCATGAGTGA
- a CDS encoding DUF7111 family protein has product MTESGDSTADEGVTARYYETGDERVLAFDRDGRTAAIAQNVEGYAMVKVRHTPDDDELEKYYGFDMALDHAAELLGVRVADLPVPEEASDMGM; this is encoded by the coding sequence ATGACCGAAAGCGGCGACTCGACGGCGGACGAGGGCGTCACCGCTCGCTACTACGAGACCGGCGACGAACGCGTCCTCGCGTTCGACCGGGACGGTCGAACGGCGGCCATCGCCCAGAACGTCGAGGGCTACGCGATGGTGAAAGTCCGGCACACACCCGACGACGACGAACTGGAGAAGTACTACGGCTTCGACATGGCGCTCGACCACGCGGCGGAACTCCTCGGCGTGCGCGTCGCCGACCTGCCGGTCCCCGAGGAAGCGAGCGACATGGGGATGTAG
- a CDS encoding double zinc ribbon domain-containing protein produces the protein MSSHGLLLIVALCWITIAAAVGIHASGRGRSGFVWGLVTFLLGVFGVVVYLLALLLTDDPEDGADGDDAPDRFRRCPACATRHDGTPNFCAECGEPLDEGNDVVDARLLRSGSRGYCSNCKTQVALDADGCPDCGAAF, from the coding sequence GTGTCCAGTCACGGCCTCCTCCTGATCGTTGCCCTCTGCTGGATCACCATCGCCGCCGCCGTCGGCATCCACGCCAGCGGTCGCGGCCGATCCGGCTTCGTCTGGGGACTCGTCACGTTCCTCCTCGGGGTGTTCGGCGTCGTCGTCTACCTGCTGGCACTGCTGCTCACCGACGACCCGGAAGACGGTGCGGACGGCGACGACGCCCCCGACCGCTTCCGCCGCTGTCCGGCGTGCGCGACGCGACACGACGGGACGCCCAACTTCTGTGCCGAGTGTGGCGAACCCCTCGACGAGGGAAACGACGTCGTCGACGCGCGACTGCTCCGGAGCGGGTCGCGGGGCTACTGTAGCAACTGCAAGACTCAGGTTGCGCTCGACGCCGACGGCTGTCCGGACTGTGGCGCCGCCTTCTAG
- a CDS encoding carbon-nitrogen family hydrolase, which produces MKIALAQLDQTAGDVTENVDRAATAVADAATRGADLVVLPELFTVGFFAFESYARVAEGLDGPTFGRLADVAADHGVGLLAGSHVEDLEASADAGVDVPATEGLANTCVFYDRDGKRRAVYRKHHLFGYESAEARLLTSGERLSTVEFEGFTVGMSTCYDLRFPELYRRLADRGVTLVCVPSAWPFPRVEHWKTLARARAIENLTYVAATNGAAEFEDATLLGRSTVYDPWGTTLASAGDDPALVVADLDPDRIESVREEFPALRDRRD; this is translated from the coding sequence ATGAAGATCGCACTCGCTCAACTCGACCAGACCGCCGGCGACGTGACCGAGAACGTCGACCGTGCGGCGACGGCCGTCGCCGATGCCGCCACCCGCGGCGCCGACCTGGTCGTCCTCCCCGAACTGTTCACGGTCGGCTTCTTCGCCTTCGAGTCGTACGCCCGCGTGGCGGAGGGACTGGACGGCCCGACGTTCGGTCGGCTGGCCGACGTGGCCGCCGACCACGGCGTCGGCCTCCTGGCGGGAAGCCACGTCGAGGACCTCGAAGCCAGCGCCGACGCGGGCGTCGACGTGCCCGCGACCGAGGGACTGGCGAACACCTGCGTCTTCTACGACCGCGACGGGAAGCGCCGGGCCGTCTACCGCAAACACCACCTCTTCGGCTACGAGTCCGCGGAGGCACGCCTGCTCACGTCCGGCGAACGCCTCTCGACCGTCGAGTTCGAGGGCTTCACCGTCGGGATGTCGACGTGTTACGACCTCCGCTTTCCCGAACTCTACCGTCGGCTCGCGGATCGGGGCGTGACGCTCGTCTGCGTCCCGAGCGCGTGGCCGTTCCCCCGGGTCGAACACTGGAAGACGCTGGCGCGGGCGCGGGCCATCGAGAACCTCACCTACGTCGCGGCGACGAACGGCGCCGCCGAGTTCGAGGACGCGACCCTCCTCGGCCGGTCGACCGTCTACGACCCGTGGGGGACGACGCTCGCGAGCGCAGGCGACGACCCGGCCCTCGTCGTCGCCGATCTCGACCCCGACCGGATCGAGTCGGTCCGCGAGGAGTTTCCGGCGCTGCGGGACCGGCGCGACTGA
- a CDS encoding RIO1 family regulatory kinase/ATPase domain-containing protein produces MEIRRLLRGRIDDDRLDSVIDEIAARYGREEPSVRYLDADNWLSTPLVLDEDLFVKVISKQNSLVHALITTGRNLGVFSAGTEGFFEHFGTPYGMAKHELEATEKMREIGLNAPEPLEALEVDGLGVVVLEYLPEFRPLDELDRETERELAPELFAALRTMHDHGLAHGDLRAENVLILDGDLYFIDATNVGSENREDARSYDAACGLAALEPLIGAAATVDAAATAYTTAELLAARDFLDFVNIRPDHGFDAAALKGEIEKRAA; encoded by the coding sequence ATGGAAATTCGGCGGCTCCTCCGCGGTCGGATCGACGACGACCGCCTCGACAGCGTGATCGACGAAATCGCGGCACGGTACGGCCGTGAGGAGCCGTCGGTCCGATATCTCGACGCCGACAACTGGCTCTCGACGCCGCTGGTCCTCGACGAGGACCTGTTCGTGAAGGTCATCTCCAAGCAGAACTCGCTGGTCCACGCCCTCATCACGACTGGGCGCAACCTCGGCGTCTTCTCGGCGGGCACCGAGGGCTTTTTCGAACACTTCGGGACGCCCTACGGCATGGCGAAACACGAACTCGAGGCGACCGAGAAGATGCGCGAGATCGGTCTAAACGCGCCCGAACCGCTCGAAGCCCTGGAAGTCGACGGTCTCGGCGTCGTCGTCCTCGAATATCTCCCCGAGTTCCGCCCACTCGACGAACTCGACCGGGAGACTGAACGCGAACTCGCGCCGGAACTGTTCGCCGCGCTCCGGACGATGCACGACCACGGCCTCGCACACGGCGACCTGCGAGCGGAGAACGTCCTCATCCTCGACGGCGACCTCTACTTCATCGACGCGACGAACGTCGGCTCGGAGAATCGGGAGGACGCGCGGTCCTACGACGCCGCCTGCGGGCTGGCGGCGCTCGAACCCCTCATCGGTGCGGCGGCGACCGTCGACGCCGCGGCGACGGCCTACACGACGGCGGAACTCCTCGCAGCGCGTGATTTCCTGGATTTCGTCAACATCCGCCCGGATCACGGCTTCGACGCCGCGGCGCTCAAAGGCGAGATCGAGAAACGCGCCGCGTAG
- a CDS encoding PAS domain S-box protein: MNGSTDQVAGAVFRALTQRGHDEVQRVVVDAYAEADEVSDRAGLSRTMFAELLDALDRHLDSEQQVDVLTAAVEGLVERFSTVVDAAPVAICAVDGDGVVQLWNPAAERTFDRDRSSMIGRSFATVWADDEGTITLAECLGRLRDGEAIVGAEATLRRPDGSLLDAQVWAAPLDEDRIDGATFLVHDVTERRARRQRLAVLNRVLRHNIRNEVNVAAGHLDRLATRVPDDDPSLGVVRDRLDAIVELGETARRIERVADADRTETVTVDLVDVLTDRIERLRREAPEASVSVTLPDRAPAVGHELLPNAFDDVLENAVEHNDAARPNVAVDLTPPATEEGRVSVRIADDGPGLPSVERRVLRTAEETQLTHSTGLGLWLTNWIVRASSGRIDVASDDAGTTVVIELPTP, translated from the coding sequence ATGAACGGCTCCACGGATCAGGTCGCCGGCGCGGTGTTTCGCGCGCTCACCCAGCGCGGACACGACGAGGTGCAGCGAGTCGTCGTGGACGCCTACGCCGAGGCCGACGAGGTGTCGGATCGGGCGGGACTCTCCCGGACGATGTTCGCCGAACTGCTCGACGCACTCGACCGGCATCTGGACAGCGAGCAGCAGGTCGACGTGCTCACCGCGGCCGTCGAGGGGCTGGTCGAGCGGTTTTCGACGGTCGTCGACGCGGCACCGGTCGCCATCTGTGCGGTCGACGGTGACGGCGTCGTTCAGCTGTGGAATCCGGCGGCCGAGCGCACGTTCGACCGCGACCGCTCGTCGATGATCGGTCGGTCGTTCGCGACCGTGTGGGCCGACGACGAGGGGACGATCACGCTGGCGGAGTGTCTTGGCCGCCTCCGCGACGGCGAGGCCATCGTGGGGGCGGAGGCGACGCTTCGGCGACCCGACGGCTCGCTGCTCGACGCGCAGGTCTGGGCCGCGCCGCTGGACGAGGACCGAATCGACGGCGCGACGTTTCTCGTCCACGACGTGACCGAACGCCGGGCGCGCCGCCAGCGACTCGCCGTCCTCAACAGGGTGTTGCGCCACAACATCCGCAACGAGGTGAACGTCGCGGCGGGGCATCTCGACCGCCTCGCGACGCGCGTGCCCGACGACGACCCCAGCCTCGGGGTCGTTCGCGACCGGCTGGACGCCATCGTCGAACTCGGCGAGACGGCCCGTCGGATCGAACGGGTTGCCGACGCCGACCGCACCGAGACGGTGACGGTCGACCTGGTCGACGTGTTGACCGACCGCATCGAGCGCCTGCGACGCGAGGCACCCGAGGCGTCGGTGAGCGTCACGCTTCCGGACCGGGCGCCCGCCGTCGGCCACGAACTCCTCCCGAACGCCTTCGACGACGTCCTCGAGAACGCGGTCGAACACAACGACGCTGCCCGTCCGAACGTGGCGGTCGACCTCACGCCGCCCGCGACCGAGGAGGGCCGCGTCTCGGTCCGCATCGCCGACGACGGCCCCGGACTCCCGTCGGTCGAGCGGCGGGTGCTCCGGACGGCCGAGGAGACACAGCTCACCCACAGCACCGGGCTGGGACTGTGGCTCACCAACTGGATCGTTCGTGCGTCGAGCGGACGAATCGACGTGGCCTCCGACGACGCCGGGACGACCGTCGTGATCGAACTGCCGACCCCGTAG
- a CDS encoding protein sorting system archaetidylserine synthase (This PssA-like phosphatidyltransferase, along with a PssD-like decarboxylase, is required in Haloarchaea for the archaeosortase ArtA to replace the PGF-CTERM sorting signal with a C-terminal lipid anchor.), giving the protein MQPRFVGRLGLADAVTVSNAMLGFLAAFVATRDAGLAARIVLLAAVMDGLDGVVARKRGGTLAGPYLDSLADVASFGVAPALLVASRAADVWSWGTDPLAYGLALLVPAVYVAMAVTRLGLYTAYDSDASETKGVPSTLAATVLSAGVLAGFVGPSLLVALSGLLAALMVTQITYPDLHPQDALVMGVVQVLAISLRGRPGEVFAFALLFLALAYLFLGPRFYWT; this is encoded by the coding sequence ATGCAACCGCGGTTCGTGGGGCGACTGGGTCTCGCGGACGCCGTCACGGTCAGCAACGCGATGCTCGGCTTTCTGGCGGCGTTCGTCGCGACCCGCGACGCGGGCCTCGCCGCCCGCATCGTCCTGCTCGCGGCCGTCATGGACGGTCTCGACGGCGTCGTCGCCCGCAAGCGCGGCGGGACCCTCGCCGGCCCCTACCTCGACTCGCTCGCGGACGTGGCCTCCTTCGGCGTCGCGCCCGCCCTCCTCGTCGCCTCGCGGGCGGCCGACGTGTGGTCGTGGGGGACCGACCCGCTCGCGTACGGCCTCGCGCTCCTCGTCCCCGCCGTCTACGTCGCCATGGCGGTCACCCGCCTCGGCCTCTACACCGCCTACGACAGCGACGCCTCAGAGACCAAGGGCGTGCCGTCGACGCTCGCGGCGACAGTGCTCTCGGCGGGCGTCCTCGCGGGCTTCGTCGGGCCGTCGCTCCTCGTTGCCCTCTCGGGACTGCTCGCGGCGCTGATGGTGACACAGATCACGTATCCGGACCTCCACCCGCAGGACGCCCTCGTGATGGGGGTCGTGCAGGTCCTCGCCATCTCGCTCCGCGGCCGTCCCGGCGAGGTGTTCGCGTTCGCCCTCCTCTTTCTCGCGCTCGCGTACCTGTTCCTCGGGCCACGCTTCTACTGGACCTGA
- a CDS encoding 30S ribosomal protein S15, translating to MARMHTRRRGSSGSDKPVADEPPEWSDVDTDAIEERVVELAEQGHDPSVIGMKLRDEGVKGTPIPDVKLATGKKLTEILEDNDADGDLPSDLRNLMQRAIRLREHMEANPQDHQNKRALQNTESKIRRLVNYYRGDALDEDFRYSYDVAVELLE from the coding sequence ATGGCACGAATGCACACCCGCCGCCGTGGCTCGTCCGGATCGGACAAGCCGGTGGCAGACGAACCCCCGGAGTGGAGCGACGTAGACACGGATGCGATCGAGGAGCGCGTGGTCGAACTCGCCGAACAGGGCCACGACCCGAGCGTCATCGGGATGAAGCTCCGTGACGAGGGCGTGAAGGGCACGCCGATCCCCGACGTGAAGCTGGCGACGGGGAAGAAGCTCACGGAGATTCTGGAGGACAACGACGCCGACGGCGACCTGCCGTCGGACCTGCGCAACCTGATGCAGCGGGCGATCCGCCTGCGCGAGCACATGGAGGCGAACCCGCAGGACCACCAGAACAAGCGCGCGCTCCAGAACACCGAGTCGAAGATCCGTCGCCTGGTCAACTACTACCGTGGCGACGCCCTCGACGAGGACTTCCGCTACAGCTACGACGTCGCCGTCGAGCTACTCGAATAG
- a CDS encoding VIT1/CCC1 transporter family protein yields the protein MASVRRLLRRLLAKEDILAISRRYFVSNGFDGTLTAIGIVVGAVLSGVPDGATVVKIGLGAAVGLGTSAVWSVWEIERAETRAEILRLERAMLTDLDDTRIQHEQRGARLLHATTSGLGPLIGILVPLVPFLFEGSVFTMGEAALIAVGLGVGVLSAFGAYMGSISGQRWYVAAARMGLAGLVVAGINWLLPG from the coding sequence GTGGCTTCCGTTCGTCGGCTCCTCCGACGGTTGCTCGCGAAGGAGGACATCCTCGCGATTTCGCGTCGCTACTTCGTCTCCAACGGCTTCGACGGCACCCTCACGGCCATCGGCATCGTCGTCGGCGCCGTCCTCTCCGGCGTTCCCGACGGAGCGACGGTCGTCAAAATTGGGCTGGGCGCCGCCGTCGGCCTCGGCACCTCCGCCGTCTGGAGCGTCTGGGAGATCGAACGCGCCGAGACCAGAGCCGAGATCCTCCGCCTCGAACGCGCGATGCTCACCGACCTCGACGACACGCGCATCCAGCACGAACAGCGCGGTGCCCGCCTCCTCCACGCCACCACGAGCGGGCTCGGCCCACTCATCGGCATCCTCGTTCCCCTCGTCCCGTTCCTGTTCGAGGGGTCGGTGTTCACGATGGGCGAGGCCGCCCTGATCGCCGTCGGCCTCGGGGTCGGCGTTCTGAGCGCGTTCGGGGCCTACATGGGCTCGATCTCCGGCCAGCGGTGGTACGTCGCCGCGGCGCGCATGGGGCTGGCGGGGCTGGTGGTGGCGGGGATCAACTGGCTGTTGCCGGGGTGA
- a CDS encoding cupredoxin domain-containing protein yields MRRRRMLATLGAVVATGGAGCTAVGSLGGVDGDVGMTAVAFEPATITVDAGEELVWYNNSARAHSITAYEGGIPEDADYFATGGYDSEAAARDAWDGMHGAITNGQRYAHTFEVPGTYNYFCIPHERGGMVGQVVVE; encoded by the coding sequence ATGCGCAGACGCCGGATGCTCGCGACGTTGGGAGCGGTGGTCGCCACGGGGGGAGCCGGCTGTACCGCCGTCGGCTCTCTGGGCGGCGTCGACGGCGACGTGGGCATGACCGCGGTGGCGTTCGAACCCGCGACGATCACCGTCGACGCCGGCGAGGAGCTCGTCTGGTACAACAACAGCGCCCGCGCCCACTCCATCACTGCCTACGAGGGCGGCATCCCGGAGGACGCCGACTACTTCGCCACCGGCGGCTACGACTCCGAGGCCGCCGCCCGGGACGCGTGGGACGGCATGCACGGCGCGATCACCAACGGCCAGCGATACGCCCACACTTTCGAGGTGCCCGGCACCTACAACTACTTCTGCATCCCCCACGAGCGCGGCGGGATGGTCGGACAGGTCGTCGTCGAATAG
- a CDS encoding DUF7123 family protein, producing MTSLTEEERRILAYLHDSVSRGERYFRAKNIADAIGLTAKQVGSRLPRLAEKSEDVEIEKWGRARSTTWRVTQG from the coding sequence ATGACCTCACTGACCGAAGAGGAACGGCGAATCCTCGCGTACCTCCACGACAGCGTCTCTCGGGGTGAACGCTACTTCCGCGCGAAGAACATCGCCGACGCCATCGGGTTGACGGCCAAGCAGGTCGGCTCTCGTCTCCCCCGTCTGGCCGAGAAGTCCGAGGACGTCGAAATCGAGAAGTGGGGACGCGCCCGGTCGACGACGTGGCGTGTCACGCAAGGGTGA
- a CDS encoding DUF211 domain-containing protein codes for MASVRRLVLDVLKPHDPPLVDFTDQLSRVDGVAGATCTLVELDREVQNVEVTLEGENLDIGAVEETIDELGGTVHSIDLVACGDRLVTPQRPPRDA; via the coding sequence ATGGCATCCGTCCGACGCCTCGTCCTCGACGTGCTCAAGCCCCACGACCCGCCGCTCGTGGACTTCACCGACCAGCTCTCCCGGGTGGACGGCGTCGCGGGCGCCACCTGCACGCTCGTCGAACTGGATCGCGAGGTGCAGAACGTCGAGGTGACGCTGGAAGGCGAGAACCTCGACATCGGAGCGGTCGAGGAGACCATCGACGAACTCGGCGGCACCGTCCACTCCATCGACCTGGTCGCCTGCGGTGACCGCCTCGTGACCCCCCAGCGGCCGCCCCGCGACGCCTGA